In Aureibaculum algae, the following are encoded in one genomic region:
- the hemH gene encoding ferrochelatase, producing the protein MKKGILLVNLGSPDSTKVKDVRKYLDEFLMDERVIDIPRWKRYLLIKGIILNTRPKKSAKAYKKIWWKEGSPLVVISERFSNKVADKLDIPVALGMRYGSMSIESGIAQLVKRGVEEILLVPLYPHYAMSSFETVVEKAKEINRKKYPTIKMDVMPVFYNNTDYIKVMSANLKRHLSGFDYDHILFSYHGIPERHILKSDTTNSHCKIDGSCCDTHSKAHRTCYRHQCFETTKAIAKTLQLKEGTYSNSFQSRLLKDPWLKPYTDFELEKFGKEGVKNLAVITPAFVADCLETLEEIAMEGEHQFKSAGGQEYKHIPCLNDNDDWVDVMVNWVNEWVGEPVNI; encoded by the coding sequence ATGAAGAAAGGAATTTTATTAGTCAATCTAGGCTCTCCTGACAGCACCAAAGTAAAGGATGTTAGAAAGTATTTGGATGAATTTTTGATGGATGAGCGTGTTATCGACATTCCTCGATGGAAAAGGTATTTGCTCATAAAAGGCATTATTCTAAACACACGACCTAAAAAATCAGCCAAAGCCTATAAAAAAATATGGTGGAAAGAAGGATCTCCTTTAGTGGTTATATCTGAACGATTCTCTAATAAAGTTGCGGACAAATTAGATATTCCTGTAGCCTTAGGAATGCGTTATGGTTCCATGAGTATTGAAAGTGGTATTGCTCAACTTGTAAAAAGAGGTGTAGAAGAGATATTACTTGTACCATTATATCCTCATTACGCCATGTCTTCTTTTGAAACCGTAGTTGAAAAAGCTAAGGAAATTAACAGAAAAAAATATCCAACAATTAAGATGGATGTGATGCCCGTATTTTATAACAATACAGATTATATAAAGGTAATGAGTGCCAATTTAAAGCGTCACTTATCAGGATTTGATTATGATCATATTTTGTTTTCATATCACGGAATTCCAGAACGACATATTTTAAAATCAGATACCACAAATTCACATTGTAAAATTGACGGTTCATGTTGCGATACACATTCAAAAGCTCATAGAACATGTTATAGACATCAATGTTTTGAAACCACAAAAGCAATTGCAAAAACATTACAACTAAAAGAAGGAACGTACAGTAATTCGTTTCAATCTAGATTATTAAAAGACCCATGGTTAAAACCCTATACCGATTTTGAATTGGAAAAATTCGGAAAAGAGGGTGTTAAAAATTTAGCCGTAATCACTCCTGCTTTTGTAGCTGATTGTTTAGAAACCTTAGAGGAGATAGCCATGGAAGGTGAACATCAGTTTAAAAGTGCCGGTGGTCAAGAATACAAACACATACCATGTCTAAATGATAATGATGACTGGGTAGATGTTATGGTAAATTGGGTAAATGAATGGGTTGGTGAACCCGTTAATATTTGA
- a CDS encoding four helix bundle protein — protein sequence METNKLEDRLINFSVLVIAIYDNLKTSYDANYYGNQLIRSSGSPALNYGEARSAESHKDFVHKMGVCLKELRESFNCLKIISRANLYLENQEDLDNALDENNQLI from the coding sequence ATGGAAACCAATAAACTAGAAGATAGGTTAATAAATTTTTCTGTTCTTGTTATTGCTATTTATGATAATCTTAAGACCAGTTACGATGCTAATTATTATGGTAATCAATTAATCAGGTCATCAGGTTCTCCGGCATTGAATTATGGAGAAGCTAGAAGTGCAGAGTCTCATAAAGACTTTGTTCATAAAATGGGAGTTTGTTTAAAAGAATTAAGAGAAAGTTTTAATTGTTTAAAAATAATAAGTAGAGCTAATCTTTATCTCGAGAATCAAGAGGATTTAGACAATGCCCTGGACGAAAACAATCAATTAATTTAA
- a CDS encoding CopD family protein, with product MNYLYLKSLHIIFVTTWFAGLFYIIRLFIYYKEAEKKPDLEKGILQKQYKLMIKRLWYIITWPSAILTFIFATLLLYIQPIWLSTKWMWIKLVFVLLLYLYHFSCQHMVNQIEKGFLNYSAFGLRIWNEVATILLFAIVFLVVLKNSIGWIFGTLGILGVSILLMLGIKLYKRIRSKRSWDKE from the coding sequence ATGAATTACCTCTACCTTAAATCATTACACATTATTTTTGTAACCACATGGTTTGCAGGACTTTTTTATATTATTAGGCTTTTTATCTATTATAAAGAAGCAGAAAAAAAACCGGATTTAGAAAAGGGCATCTTACAAAAGCAATATAAATTAATGATTAAAAGGCTTTGGTATATTATAACTTGGCCTTCTGCAATACTTACATTTATTTTTGCCACCTTACTCCTTTATATACAACCGATATGGCTATCGACCAAATGGATGTGGATTAAATTAGTCTTTGTTTTATTGCTGTACCTATACCATTTCTCTTGTCAACACATGGTCAATCAAATTGAAAAAGGTTTTCTTAACTATTCTGCTTTTGGATTACGAATTTGGAACGAAGTGGCCACAATATTACTCTTTGCCATTGTCTTTCTTGTTGTACTAAAAAATTCTATTGGTTGGATTTTTGGAACCTTAGGTATACTTGGGGTTTCCATTTTATTGATGTTGGGTATAAAATTATATAAGAGAATTCGGAGTAAGAGAAGTTGGGATAAAGAGTAA
- the recR gene encoding recombination mediator RecR — translation MNFSSKLLENAVNEVSQLPGIGKRTALRLVLHLLKQPKERTTYLTEALQNLKEKVKLCKNCHNISDVDLCEICANKNRNDELICVVEDIRDVMAIESTAQFRGMYHVLGGKISPIEGIGPQNLTIDSLIAKVRGGTIKEIIFALSPTMEGDTTNFYIYKQLEDIDISVSTIARGIAVGNELEYADEITLGRSILNRIPFEGSLKQ, via the coding sequence ATGAATTTTTCTTCAAAACTCTTAGAAAATGCGGTTAATGAGGTGTCTCAATTACCGGGAATAGGAAAGCGTACAGCCTTACGTTTGGTGTTGCATTTATTAAAGCAACCGAAAGAACGTACCACGTATTTAACCGAGGCGTTACAAAACTTAAAAGAGAAGGTTAAGTTGTGCAAAAATTGCCACAATATTTCTGATGTTGATCTGTGTGAAATTTGTGCTAATAAAAACAGAAACGATGAGCTCATTTGTGTAGTCGAAGATATTAGAGATGTAATGGCTATTGAAAGTACAGCTCAGTTTAGAGGAATGTACCATGTTTTGGGAGGTAAAATTTCTCCTATTGAAGGTATTGGTCCACAAAATTTAACCATAGATAGTTTGATTGCTAAAGTCAGGGGAGGTACTATAAAAGAAATTATTTTTGCATTGAGCCCTACCATGGAAGGTGATACTACTAATTTTTATATCTACAAGCAGTTGGAAGATATAGATATTAGTGTTTCTACAATTGCTCGCGGAATTGCTGTAGGTAATGAGTTAGAATATGCTGATGAAATTACACTAGGCAGGAGTATTTTAAATAGAATTCCTTTTGAAGGGAGTTTAAAGCAATGA
- a CDS encoding sodium:solute symporter gives MQPIHILLLIAAYFGVLILISFLTGKSATNETFFKANNKSPWYIVAFGMIGASLSGVTFISVPGMIGGSQFAYMQGVFGFLVGYLLIAFILLPIYYKLNVTSIYQYLEQRFGKVSYKTGAFFFLLSRVTGASFRLFLVALAMQYIVFGQMGVPFWLTVVISILLIWLYTFKGGIKTIVWTDTLQTLTMLTAVGLAIYLINEKLDWSYIEFLKTDAFAERGQIFFFDNPNSATYFWKYFIGGIFITIAMTGLDQDMMQKNLTCKNKGDAQKNMISMSVLLVIVNFFFLSLGALLFIYAAKLGIEIPVVDGRTRTDLLFPEIAMNQDLGTPLAVVFIIGLIAAAYSSADSALTSLTTSISVDFLGIEKRPKEKQIPLRKKVHIGVSLLLILVVIIFNSLDGNVVGNLFKFATFTYGPLLGLFMFGIFTKYQIKDKYAWIVALISIGLTYLISISPVLYAYYFDYENIISCGKPAWECAENYAAENNFYQFHWEILPINGLITIIGLWFIRKKK, from the coding sequence ATGCAACCCATTCATATTCTCCTTTTAATAGCCGCCTACTTTGGTGTGTTAATACTCATATCATTTCTTACCGGAAAGTCAGCAACTAATGAGACTTTTTTCAAAGCAAACAACAAATCACCTTGGTATATCGTTGCGTTTGGAATGATTGGAGCCTCATTATCTGGAGTTACTTTCATTTCTGTACCAGGAATGATTGGTGGATCACAATTTGCATACATGCAAGGAGTGTTCGGATTTTTAGTTGGATATCTATTAATTGCATTTATCTTATTACCTATTTATTATAAATTAAACGTTACTTCTATTTATCAATATTTAGAACAACGCTTTGGAAAAGTGAGTTACAAAACAGGAGCCTTTTTCTTTTTACTTTCAAGAGTTACCGGTGCATCATTTCGACTATTTTTAGTTGCACTTGCCATGCAGTATATTGTTTTTGGACAAATGGGTGTACCCTTTTGGCTCACAGTGGTTATCTCAATACTTCTGATTTGGCTTTATACTTTTAAAGGTGGAATAAAAACCATTGTTTGGACCGATACGTTACAAACATTGACCATGCTAACAGCTGTTGGTTTAGCTATTTATCTTATTAATGAAAAACTAGATTGGTCATACATTGAGTTTTTAAAAACAGATGCCTTTGCCGAAAGAGGTCAAATATTCTTTTTTGACAACCCAAATAGTGCAACTTACTTTTGGAAATACTTTATTGGAGGTATTTTTATAACTATAGCCATGACTGGATTAGATCAAGATATGATGCAGAAAAACCTAACGTGTAAAAACAAAGGTGATGCTCAAAAAAATATGATTTCGATGTCTGTATTATTAGTTATTGTTAACTTCTTCTTCTTATCGTTAGGTGCATTACTTTTTATATATGCAGCTAAATTAGGCATTGAAATTCCTGTCGTCGATGGTAGAACAAGAACCGATTTATTATTCCCTGAAATTGCCATGAATCAAGATTTAGGCACACCGCTAGCTGTCGTATTTATTATCGGCCTAATTGCAGCTGCCTACTCAAGTGCTGATAGTGCATTAACCTCATTAACCACCTCTATTTCTGTAGATTTTTTAGGTATCGAAAAAAGACCAAAAGAGAAACAAATACCATTGCGTAAAAAAGTACACATTGGTGTATCTCTTTTATTAATCTTAGTGGTCATTATTTTTAATTCGCTTGATGGAAATGTAGTTGGAAACTTGTTCAAATTTGCTACGTTCACCTATGGCCCACTGTTGGGATTATTTATGTTCGGTATTTTTACAAAATATCAAATAAAGGATAAATACGCGTGGATTGTTGCTCTTATTTCTATTGGATTGACCTATTTAATTAGCATTTCTCCAGTTCTCTATGCGTATTATTTCGATTATGAAAATATTATTTCATGCGGAAAGCCTGCTTGGGAATGTGCAGAAAATTATGCAGCTGAAAATAACTTCTACCAATTTCATTGGGAGATATTACCAATAAATGGGTTGATTACCATAATAGGATTATGGTTTATCAGAAAGAAAAAGTAA
- the pdxH gene encoding pyridoxamine 5'-phosphate oxidase: MEKDLSNYRKTYEKDDLLEENTPENPIELFRDWFLVADNDESVHEANAMNISTIGLDGFPKNRIVLLKKFTWEGFIFYTNYNSEKGKAIFKNPNICLSFFWPALERQIIIKGVAEKLAENLSDGYYESRPDGSKLGAWASNQSEVVTSRKELDERLKEYENEFEGREIPRPHNWGGFLIKPISIEFWQGRPNRMHDRIRYTLDFEFNWKKERLAP, from the coding sequence ATGGAAAAAGACCTAAGTAATTATAGAAAAACCTATGAAAAGGATGATTTACTGGAAGAAAATACTCCAGAAAATCCTATAGAATTATTTAGAGATTGGTTTTTGGTTGCTGATAATGATGAAAGTGTTCATGAAGCCAATGCTATGAATATTTCCACCATTGGCTTAGATGGGTTCCCTAAAAACAGAATAGTTTTGCTGAAAAAATTTACTTGGGAAGGTTTTATCTTTTATACCAATTATAATTCAGAAAAAGGAAAAGCCATTTTTAAAAATCCCAATATCTGCTTGTCCTTTTTCTGGCCAGCATTAGAACGTCAAATCATCATAAAAGGTGTCGCTGAAAAATTGGCTGAAAATTTATCAGATGGTTATTATGAATCTCGTCCTGATGGAAGTAAATTGGGAGCTTGGGCATCCAATCAAAGTGAAGTAGTTACTTCAAGAAAAGAGCTCGATGAGCGGTTGAAAGAATATGAAAATGAATTTGAAGGTAGAGAAATACCACGTCCTCATAATTGGGGAGGTTTTTTAATAAAACCAATAAGTATTGAATTTTGGCAAGGCAGACCCAATAGAATGCATGATAGAATCAGGTATACATTAGATTTTGAATTTAATTGGAAAAAAGAACGATTGGCACCATAA
- a CDS encoding SixA phosphatase family protein, producing the protein MKTLYIVRHAKSSWEYSSIEDIDRPLKERGINDAYLISKELLKKVKPPNVFLSSCAARALHTAMIFGYTFNYPLANLKISKSLYSFSDGYLIKTVKALDDGFKSAIIFSHDHGINTFVNTFGSDPISHVPTCGVIGIKFDIKHWKNIKKGKTFLQEFPKHYK; encoded by the coding sequence ATGAAAACACTATATATCGTTAGACACGCAAAATCATCATGGGAGTATTCTTCGATTGAAGATATTGACAGACCTTTAAAAGAAAGAGGCATAAACGATGCTTATTTAATTTCGAAAGAACTTCTTAAAAAAGTTAAGCCACCCAATGTGTTTTTGTCTAGTTGTGCAGCACGGGCTTTACACACGGCAATGATATTTGGCTACACATTTAATTATCCATTGGCAAATTTAAAAATAAGTAAATCATTATATAGTTTTAGTGATGGTTACCTCATTAAAACAGTTAAAGCCTTAGATGATGGATTCAAGTCTGCCATTATTTTCAGTCATGATCATGGTATCAATACTTTTGTCAATACATTTGGTAGTGATCCTATTAGCCACGTTCCTACTTGTGGTGTAATTGGTATTAAGTTTGACATAAAACATTGGAAAAACATAAAAAAAGGGAAAACATTTTTACAAGAGTTTCCTAAACATTATAAATAA
- a CDS encoding Ppx/GppA phosphatase family protein — protein sequence MEIKKYAAIDIGSNAIRLLVSNVIVQENSPTQYRKSSLVRVPVRLGADAFTTGVISENNQTRMINTMKAFKLLMDVHGVEKYKACATSAMREAKNGQEVIEKIYKESGVNIDIINGKTEAAIISATDLNELILGDKSYLYVDVGGGSTELTFFSKGKIIASKSFKMGTVRTIDKETHKEINKKIKSWIENKSEGLSKIALIGSGGNINKIFKMSTRAEGKPLSYIYMRAHYKFLKQMTYEQLISELGLNPDRADVIIPASKIYINAMKWSGAKNIYVPKIGLADGIIKALHSGKLDE from the coding sequence TTGGAAATAAAAAAATACGCCGCTATCGATATTGGTTCTAATGCCATCAGGTTATTGGTTTCCAATGTTATTGTTCAAGAAAATTCACCTACACAATATAGAAAATCATCTTTGGTTCGCGTTCCAGTTAGATTAGGTGCAGATGCATTCACAACGGGTGTTATTTCAGAAAACAACCAAACCCGAATGATTAACACCATGAAAGCTTTTAAGCTATTAATGGATGTTCATGGTGTTGAAAAATATAAAGCTTGTGCCACTTCTGCAATGCGAGAAGCAAAAAATGGTCAAGAGGTTATTGAGAAAATTTATAAAGAATCAGGAGTAAATATCGATATCATAAACGGTAAAACGGAGGCCGCAATTATTTCAGCTACCGATTTAAATGAGTTAATTTTAGGTGATAAATCATATTTATATGTAGATGTTGGTGGTGGTAGTACCGAATTAACCTTTTTTAGTAAAGGTAAAATTATTGCTTCGAAATCCTTTAAAATGGGTACAGTGAGAACCATTGATAAAGAAACTCATAAAGAAATTAACAAAAAAATTAAAAGTTGGATTGAAAATAAAAGTGAGGGCCTTTCAAAAATTGCATTAATCGGTTCTGGAGGAAACATCAACAAAATTTTTAAAATGTCTACCAGAGCGGAAGGAAAACCACTTTCTTATATCTATATGCGAGCACATTATAAGTTCTTAAAACAAATGACTTATGAGCAACTAATAAGTGAACTAGGTTTAAATCCAGACCGTGCAGATGTAATTATACCTGCTAGTAAAATTTACATTAATGCTATGAAATGGAGTGGAGCAAAGAATATTTATGTTCCAAAAATAGGATTAGCAGACGGTATTATAAAAGCATTACATTCGGGTAAACTAGACGAGTAA
- a CDS encoding sulfite exporter TauE/SafE family protein: MIEILEVFLHYWEIIVLFFAVSLLYASVGFGGGSSYLAILALTGLSFIQFRAIALLCNIVVVSGGTFIFIKNGYFDWRKIIPLSMISVPLAFLGGYIKISQAFFFVLLGSTLIIAAVLMWLSKYLVDNSGKIRQQSVVKNSFLGGGIGFVSGMVGIGGGVFLSPLLHLTHWDTPKKIAATSSFFILVNSIAGLLGQYFTHHNNGSFTFDSNLAIALMITVFFGGQIGSRLGARKLSPFLIKRVTAVLIAIVGLRILWKYLIN; the protein is encoded by the coding sequence ATGATAGAAATTTTAGAAGTTTTCTTACACTATTGGGAAATTATAGTACTTTTCTTTGCGGTTTCTTTACTTTACGCATCTGTCGGTTTTGGAGGTGGTTCTAGTTATTTAGCCATTTTAGCCTTAACGGGATTAAGTTTTATCCAATTTAGAGCTATTGCTTTATTATGTAACATTGTTGTTGTAAGTGGTGGTACATTTATTTTTATAAAAAACGGATATTTTGATTGGCGAAAGATTATTCCGTTAAGTATGATTAGTGTTCCTCTTGCTTTTTTAGGAGGATATATAAAAATAAGTCAGGCTTTCTTTTTTGTATTATTGGGAAGTACCCTTATCATTGCAGCAGTATTAATGTGGTTAAGTAAATATTTGGTAGACAACTCAGGTAAGATAAGGCAACAATCAGTGGTAAAGAATAGCTTTTTAGGAGGGGGGATAGGTTTTGTTTCTGGAATGGTAGGTATTGGTGGAGGTGTTTTTTTATCGCCATTGTTACACTTAACACATTGGGATACTCCTAAAAAAATAGCAGCCACATCTAGTTTTTTTATTCTGGTAAATTCTATTGCAGGGTTGTTGGGGCAATACTTTACACATCACAATAATGGGAGCTTTACATTTGATTCAAATTTAGCTATAGCACTTATGATAACTGTATTTTTTGGAGGACAAATAGGGTCGCGACTAGGAGCTAGAAAGCTGTCTCCTTTTCTAATAAAAAGAGTGACAGCGGTTTTAATTGCAATTGTAGGATTGCGAATTTTGTGGAAATATCTAATTAATTAA